From the Rhodopirellula halodulae genome, one window contains:
- a CDS encoding MATE family efflux transporter, giving the protein MITALKEVLRVAIPLMVSTGMFSLVLFVDRTLLLWHEPSQMGAAMAAGNLFWVSVCVFVGIASMTSAIVSQYIGAAQPKRVGQLLWQSVWFALATSPLFILIGEFAESLFRWTDQPEHLIPMQAVYFRILMWGGAGEVLQTALSGFYSGTHRTRTIMLVSLASGCLNLVLDVVLIFGLGSPSPETGQRFLELGIAGAAIASTLSFWFKAVCYAVLLMKPIERERYGIFRGIRLNRRMMKRLIYFGLPAGLMYVTEAGGFSVIVLQIGRLGDVPLQATTMAINFNMIAFIPLVGMSIAASVLVGQHLIRSGPGNAIRCVVAALLVGWGYSFVWAIAYVFTPGGLIALYSLSPTGVDSEAAFAIAETLLGFVALYVILDATQLILAGALRGAGDTWFVLMAGLTVSVGAVIIGVWWQPSTGRFQDPGAAPAALNALDWWWWVITGWICTLAAVMAGRFAQGKWQRMRMV; this is encoded by the coding sequence ATGATCACGGCTCTCAAGGAAGTACTTCGCGTCGCGATTCCGTTGATGGTCAGCACCGGCATGTTTTCGCTGGTCCTGTTCGTCGACCGCACGCTATTGCTGTGGCACGAACCATCTCAAATGGGCGCCGCGATGGCGGCCGGTAATTTGTTTTGGGTGTCGGTTTGTGTTTTCGTTGGCATCGCTTCGATGACCAGCGCCATCGTCAGCCAGTACATCGGCGCGGCCCAGCCCAAACGAGTGGGGCAACTCCTGTGGCAATCCGTTTGGTTCGCACTCGCGACGAGCCCATTGTTCATTCTCATCGGCGAATTCGCGGAATCCCTGTTTCGTTGGACGGACCAACCGGAACACTTGATCCCCATGCAAGCGGTCTACTTCCGCATTTTGATGTGGGGCGGCGCGGGGGAAGTCTTGCAAACGGCACTGTCGGGTTTCTACAGCGGCACGCATCGCACGCGAACCATCATGCTCGTTTCGCTGGCGTCCGGTTGTCTGAATCTCGTGCTCGATGTCGTGTTGATTTTCGGCCTTGGATCGCCTTCTCCCGAGACCGGCCAACGTTTTTTGGAACTGGGTATCGCGGGCGCGGCGATTGCAAGCACGCTTTCGTTCTGGTTCAAAGCGGTTTGCTACGCCGTTCTTCTGATGAAGCCCATTGAACGGGAACGCTACGGGATCTTTCGAGGCATTCGGCTGAATCGCCGCATGATGAAACGTTTGATCTACTTCGGCTTGCCCGCCGGATTGATGTACGTCACCGAAGCAGGTGGCTTCAGCGTCATCGTGTTGCAGATCGGACGCCTGGGCGACGTCCCACTACAAGCCACCACCATGGCGATCAACTTCAACATGATCGCTTTCATACCGTTGGTCGGCATGTCCATCGCGGCATCGGTTCTTGTCGGCCAGCACCTGATTCGGTCCGGGCCCGGCAATGCAATTCGATGCGTCGTCGCGGCGTTGCTGGTCGGCTGGGGCTACTCGTTTGTTTGGGCCATCGCCTACGTGTTCACTCCCGGTGGTTTGATCGCGTTGTATTCCTTGTCGCCGACGGGAGTGGATAGCGAAGCCGCGTTTGCCATCGCGGAAACATTGCTGGGCTTTGTCGCGTTGTATGTGATCCTGGATGCCACCCAATTGATTTTGGCCGGCGCATTGCGAGGTGCCGGGGACACTTGGTTCGTGTTGATGGCGGGACTGACCGTGTCTGTCGGTGCAGTGATCATTGGTGTGTGGTGGCAACCATCCACCGGTCGATTCCAAGACCCCGGTGCCGCCCCCGCGGCCCTGAACGCATTGGATTGGTGGTGGTGGGTGATCACTGGATGGATCTGCACGCTAGCGGCGGTGATGGCCGGGCGCTTTGCTCAAGGCAAATGGCAACGCATGCGGATGGTCTGA
- a CDS encoding polyamine aminopropyltransferase — protein sequence MLHRAPLHWLYLNVLVIATCGLIYELLAGTLASYLLGDSVTQFSLIIGVYLSALGFGAWLSQYVTTKLARVFIEVELALALLGGFSTPLLFLAFPAIEWFRWLLFGSVIVIGTLVGLELPLLMRILKEHLDFDELVSRVLAFDYLGALFASLLFPIFLVPRLGLNRTAIVFGILNALVGLWGTYLLRPLLSNKGLDGLRGRAFLVIGILIAGFIKADSLTSLAEENTLGGRIVYADTSPFQRIAVTQTDKGFQLYLNGHLQFNSVDEYRYHEALVHPVMSICDSAKRVLVLGGGDGLAVREILRHEHVESVTLVDLDPAMTRLANQFEPLAELNHNALQNDRVTVVHRDAFLWVGEGDETYDAVVIDFPDPGNYSIGKLYSSRFFRLLRQRMTDDSGLAIQCTSPLVAPKSYWCILRTMQEAGFDVTPYHAPVPTFGIWGFALAKKTAVNDEPKPWQLPPTLPGELTELRYLTNSTLASLFDLPADQQPLDVPANRLNDQILVRFYDEEWSQQ from the coding sequence GTGCTCCATCGCGCCCCGCTGCATTGGCTCTATCTCAATGTTCTCGTCATCGCGACGTGCGGATTGATTTATGAGTTGTTGGCGGGGACGCTGGCGAGCTACTTGCTTGGCGATTCAGTCACTCAGTTCTCGCTGATCATCGGTGTCTATCTCTCGGCACTCGGGTTTGGTGCCTGGCTGTCGCAATACGTGACGACCAAACTGGCTCGCGTCTTCATCGAAGTCGAGTTGGCATTGGCGTTGCTCGGTGGATTCTCGACGCCGCTTTTGTTCCTTGCATTTCCCGCCATCGAATGGTTTCGATGGCTATTGTTTGGCAGCGTCATCGTCATCGGGACGCTGGTTGGACTCGAGCTGCCGCTGCTGATGCGGATCTTGAAAGAACACCTCGATTTTGACGAACTTGTCTCGCGAGTTTTGGCGTTCGATTACCTGGGTGCCTTGTTTGCATCACTACTGTTTCCAATTTTTTTGGTCCCGCGTTTGGGCTTGAACCGCACCGCCATCGTCTTTGGCATTCTGAACGCACTCGTTGGGTTGTGGGGCACTTACTTGCTACGCCCGTTGCTCTCCAACAAAGGCTTGGACGGTTTGCGAGGCCGTGCGTTCTTGGTGATCGGAATCTTGATCGCCGGCTTCATCAAAGCCGATTCGCTGACAAGCTTGGCTGAGGAAAACACGCTGGGCGGGCGCATTGTGTACGCCGACACCTCGCCGTTCCAACGCATCGCAGTAACGCAAACGGACAAGGGCTTCCAGCTTTACCTCAATGGTCACCTGCAATTCAACAGCGTCGACGAATACCGCTATCACGAGGCGCTCGTGCACCCGGTGATGTCAATTTGCGATTCGGCCAAACGAGTGTTGGTGCTGGGTGGGGGAGATGGATTGGCGGTGCGTGAAATCCTGCGGCATGAGCATGTTGAATCGGTCACGCTAGTCGATTTGGATCCCGCGATGACTCGGTTGGCGAACCAGTTCGAACCGCTCGCCGAGCTGAACCACAACGCCCTGCAAAACGATCGAGTCACCGTGGTACATCGCGATGCATTTCTCTGGGTGGGGGAGGGCGATGAGACTTACGATGCGGTGGTCATCGATTTCCCTGACCCAGGAAATTACTCCATCGGAAAACTGTACTCGTCGAGGTTCTTCCGTTTGCTTCGGCAACGGATGACGGATGACAGCGGATTGGCGATCCAGTGCACCTCACCACTGGTGGCCCCCAAATCATACTGGTGCATTTTGCGAACGATGCAGGAAGCGGGTTTTGATGTCACGCCCTATCACGCGCCGGTGCCAACCTTTGGAATTTGGGGATTCGCGTTGGCGAAGAAAACGGCCGTGAATGACGAGCCGAAACCGTGGCAGTTGCCTCCCACGCTGCCCGGAGAATTGACCGAGCTACGGTATCTCACCAATTCCACGCTCGCGAGTCTGTTCGATCTGCCGGCAGATCAGCAACCGCTGGATGTTCCGGCAAATCGTCTGAACGACCAAATCCTGGTCCGGTTCTACGACGAAGAATGGAGCCAGCAATGA
- the acnA gene encoding aconitate hydratase AcnA, whose translation MTSNTFGARQTFETGSGTAAMYRLEALQKQGLGQIDRLPFSIRVLLEAVLRNCDGFQIQEEDVNNLAGWQASDVASHEVPFKPYRVVLQDFTGVPAVVDLAAMRSAMQRIGGDPNKINPLIPVNLVIDHSVQVDFFGSDGALVQNVEREFERNKERYEFLRWGQQAFNNFDVVPPNVGIVHQVNLEYLARVVAMGEDEQGPVAMPDTLVGTDSHTTMINGLGVLGWGVGGIEAEANMLGQPLYMLMPEVIGFELTGELPAGATATDMVLRVVEILRAEGVVGKFVEFFGTGMNTMSVADRATIANMAPEYGATMGFFPVDDLTLDYLRQTGRSKASVELVERYCKEQGLFRLDDGPKLNYTKTLSLDLSTVEPSLAGPKRPQDRLALAEMKRAFNESLTAPVGASGFGLAPEDLKHTGHVSSDGASTDITHGAVVIAAITSCTNTSNPSVMVGAGLLAKKAVEKGLAVPSYVKTSLAPGSRVVTDYLNKAGLSDALDKLGFNTVGYGCTTCIGNSGPLPEPVAAAIEEGDLVASAVLSGNRNFEGRVNPLTKANYLASPPLVVAYALAGTTDIDLVTEPLGKDTNGDDVYLKDLWPSADEIRDTIASSIQPDMFTSEYEAAVSGNDMWNAIEAAGGALYPWDDSSTYIHHPPFLDNVTGEAVPDITPISGAKVLALLGDSVTTDHISPAGAIATDGPAGRYLQENGVPVREFNSFGSRRGNDRVMVRGTFANIRIRNQLAPGTEGGVTRYLPSGETMSIYDASMKYQADNVPLVVLAGAEYGTGSSRDWAAKGTLMLGVKAVIATSFERIHRSNLVGMGVLPLEFADGGSWKSLGLTGEESYDIPGLSNDLEPRSMTTVIATAEDGSKTEFQCRVRIDTPVELQYYQNGGILPTVLRNLRG comes from the coding sequence GTGACTTCGAACACTTTCGGTGCGCGCCAAACGTTTGAAACGGGTTCCGGTACCGCCGCGATGTATCGTTTGGAAGCTTTGCAAAAGCAGGGCTTGGGACAAATCGATCGTCTTCCGTTTTCCATTCGCGTGTTGCTGGAGGCCGTGCTCAGGAACTGCGACGGATTCCAGATTCAAGAAGAAGACGTGAACAACCTGGCCGGTTGGCAGGCTTCTGACGTCGCGTCGCACGAGGTCCCTTTCAAACCTTATCGCGTTGTCCTGCAAGACTTCACCGGCGTGCCCGCCGTCGTGGACCTCGCGGCGATGCGTTCGGCAATGCAACGCATCGGAGGCGATCCCAACAAGATCAATCCACTGATTCCAGTGAACTTGGTCATCGATCACTCTGTCCAAGTCGACTTCTTTGGCAGCGACGGTGCACTCGTTCAAAACGTGGAACGCGAATTTGAGCGGAACAAAGAGCGATACGAGTTCCTTCGTTGGGGCCAACAAGCATTCAACAACTTCGATGTGGTTCCCCCGAACGTCGGCATCGTGCACCAAGTCAACCTGGAATACCTCGCTCGCGTCGTTGCCATGGGAGAGGACGAACAAGGCCCCGTGGCGATGCCCGACACATTGGTTGGCACCGATTCGCACACCACGATGATCAACGGTTTGGGTGTTCTGGGTTGGGGCGTCGGTGGCATCGAAGCCGAAGCCAACATGTTGGGCCAACCGCTCTACATGCTGATGCCCGAGGTGATCGGTTTTGAACTCACCGGCGAACTCCCAGCGGGGGCCACCGCAACCGACATGGTTTTGCGAGTCGTCGAAATCCTTCGTGCAGAAGGCGTCGTTGGCAAGTTCGTGGAATTCTTCGGAACCGGCATGAACACGATGAGCGTTGCCGACCGCGCGACCATCGCAAACATGGCTCCCGAATACGGTGCGACGATGGGCTTCTTTCCCGTCGATGACCTGACGCTCGACTACCTGCGTCAAACAGGACGCAGCAAAGCCAGTGTGGAACTGGTCGAACGTTACTGCAAAGAGCAGGGTTTGTTCCGCTTGGACGACGGTCCGAAACTGAACTACACGAAAACACTGTCGCTCGACCTGTCGACCGTTGAACCAAGTTTGGCTGGTCCCAAACGACCGCAAGACCGCTTGGCACTCGCCGAAATGAAGCGAGCGTTCAACGAGTCCCTGACGGCACCCGTGGGAGCGTCCGGGTTTGGCCTCGCCCCCGAGGACCTGAAGCACACCGGGCACGTCTCCAGCGACGGCGCTAGCACGGACATCACACACGGTGCCGTAGTGATCGCCGCAATCACCTCATGCACCAACACATCGAACCCATCGGTGATGGTCGGCGCGGGCTTGCTGGCCAAGAAGGCTGTTGAGAAAGGCTTGGCGGTTCCGTCGTATGTCAAAACGTCGCTGGCCCCCGGCTCTCGCGTCGTCACGGACTATCTGAACAAGGCCGGATTGTCGGACGCGCTGGATAAGCTCGGCTTCAACACCGTCGGCTACGGTTGCACAACCTGCATCGGAAACTCAGGCCCGCTTCCCGAGCCCGTTGCCGCGGCGATCGAAGAAGGTGACTTGGTCGCGTCCGCCGTTCTGTCGGGCAACCGCAACTTCGAAGGCCGAGTCAATCCCCTGACCAAAGCCAACTATCTCGCCAGCCCACCGTTGGTCGTTGCCTACGCTTTGGCAGGAACGACAGACATTGACCTGGTGACGGAACCGCTCGGAAAAGACACCAACGGCGACGATGTTTATCTGAAAGACCTCTGGCCATCCGCCGACGAAATTCGCGACACGATTGCGTCCAGCATCCAGCCCGACATGTTCACCAGCGAATACGAGGCGGCGGTGTCCGGCAACGACATGTGGAACGCGATCGAAGCCGCGGGCGGTGCACTTTATCCTTGGGACGATTCCAGCACCTACATCCACCACCCTCCGTTCCTGGACAATGTCACCGGCGAAGCGGTTCCGGACATCACGCCGATTTCGGGCGCGAAGGTGCTGGCGTTGCTGGGTGATTCGGTGACCACGGACCACATCTCCCCGGCGGGAGCCATCGCAACCGACGGTCCCGCGGGTCGCTACTTGCAAGAGAACGGTGTTCCCGTTCGAGAATTCAACTCGTTTGGTTCCCGCCGTGGAAATGACCGAGTGATGGTGCGAGGAACGTTTGCCAACATTCGTATTCGCAACCAGCTCGCTCCGGGCACCGAAGGCGGCGTGACGCGTTACTTGCCGTCCGGTGAGACGATGAGCATCTATGACGCGTCAATGAAATATCAAGCCGACAACGTTCCGCTGGTCGTGTTAGCAGGTGCTGAGTATGGAACCGGAAGCAGCCGAGACTGGGCGGCCAAAGGCACCTTGATGTTGGGCGTCAAAGCCGTGATCGCCACCAGCTTCGAACGCATTCACCGCAGCAATCTGGTGGGCATGGGTGTGCTGCCTTTGGAGTTTGCTGATGGCGGTTCTTGGAAATCACTCGGCCTGACGGGCGAAGAATCGTATGACATTCCTGGCCTGTCCAACGACCTGGAGCCACGTTCGATGACGACCGTGATCGCGACAGCGGAAGACGGTAGCAAAACGGAATTCCAATGCCGCGTCCGCATCGACACCCCGGTGGAGTTGCAGTACTACCAAAATGGTGGCATCCTGCCGACTGTGCTGCGAAACCTTCGCGGCTGA